One region of Vigna angularis cultivar LongXiaoDou No.4 chromosome 10, ASM1680809v1, whole genome shotgun sequence genomic DNA includes:
- the LOC108334739 gene encoding lysine histidine transporter-like 8, translated as MAAEAKEIWSAPITPRTASVMGTPVVASPPVSCPPSQLHSPSLTRSPLLHSENGDAPRPKTKTPKTPRTPRTPLRLSNLTPRFITPLGSPVRKALRFTKLDPQDAWLPITESRNGNKYYAAFHTLSSGIGTQALVLPVALTVLGWTWGIISLTLAFIWQLYTLWLLVNLHESVEQGVRYCRYLQLCGATFGEKVGKLLALFPILYLSAGTCTTLIIIGGSTARTFYEVVCGDSCTAKPMTTVEWYLVFTCAAVVLSQLPNLNSIAGISLIGALTAVGYCTSIWITSVAQGALDGVNYDPIKAGSSVETAFSVLNALGIVAYAFRGHNLILEIQSTMPSSEKHPSHVPMWKGVKVSYAVIAACLFPMTIGGYWAYGQLIPSNGGMLTALYQFHSHDVSKFVLGMTSFFVVVNALCSFQIYGMPAFDDMESQYTTRMKKPCPWWLRALIRVFFGFMCFFIGVAVPFLSQLAGLIGGVALPVTFAYPCFMWLKTKKPKKYSAMWGLNWFLGTLGVCLSVVLVISSLYVIIDTGVNVSFFNPQ; from the exons TCATTCTCCATCTCTAACTAGGTCACCCCTTCTTCACTCAGAGAATGGAGATGCACCACGTCCTAAAACTAAGACTCCTAAGACACCAAGAACCCCAAGAACCCCACTTAGGCTCTCCAACTTAACTCCAAGGTTTATCACCCCTTTGGGTAGCCCTGTCAGAAAAGCTCTTAGGTTCACCAAGCTTGATCCTCAAGATGCTTGGCTTCCAATCACTGAGTCCAGAAATGGTAACAAGTACTATGCTGCTTTTCATACCCTCTCTTCTGGTATTGGAACTCAGGCTCTTGTTCTCCCTGTTGCCTTAACTGTTCTTGGTTG GACTTGGGGAATCATAAGTTTGACTCTGGCTTTCATATGGCAACTTTACACCCTATGGCTTCTGGTCAATCTTCACGAGTCAGTGGAGCAAGGTGTACGCTACTGTCGATACCTTCAACTTTGTGGTGCTACCTTTG GGGAGAAAGTTGGGAAACTGCTAGCACTGTTTCCTATATTGTACCTATCAGCTGGAACATGCACGACACTGATCATCATAGGAGGATCCACAGCAAGAACATTTTATGAAGTGGTGTGTGGTGATTCCTGCACTGCCAAACCCATGACCACTGTGGAATGGTACTTGGTGTTTACATGTGCAGCTGTGGTGCTGTCTCAGTTGCCAAACTTGAATTCCATTGCTGGGATATCACTCATTGGAGCACTCACTGCTGTAGGGTACTGTACCTCCATTTGGATCACCTCTGTAGCACAGGGTGCCCTAGATGGTGTGAACTATGATCCTATAAAGGCTGGAAGCAGTGTTGAAACTGCCTTTAGTGTGCTTAATGCGTTAGGTATCGTTGCCTATGCTTTCAGGGGCCACAATCTCATCCTTGAAATTCAG TCCACTATGCCTTCAAGTGAGAAGCACCCATCACACGTGCCAATGTGGAAAGGGGTGAAGGTTTCTTATGCAGTGATTGCAGCATGCTTGTTTCCCATGACCATTGGTGGCTATTGGGCTTATGGTCAATTG ATTCCATCAAACGGAGGAATGCTGACAGCACTATACCAGTTCCATTCCCATGATGTGTCAAAATTTGTGCTGGGAATGACGAGTTTCTTTGTGGTGGTGAATGCTTTGTGTTCGTTTCAAATCTATGGCATGCCAGCATTCGATGACATGGAGTCACAGTACACTACAAGGATGAAGAAGCCATGTCCATGGTGGCTGCGTGCATTGATTCGTGTATTCTTTGGGTTTATGTGCTTCTTCATTGGAGTGGCTGTTCCGTTTTTGTCTCAGTTGGCAGGGTTGATTGGAGGAGTGGCATTGCCAGTAACGTTCGCGTACCCTTGCTTTATGTGGCTCAAGACGAAGAAGCCAAAGAAGTACAGCGCGATGTGGGGTTTGAATTGGTTCTTGGGGACATTGGGGGTGTGTTTGAGTGTGGTGTTGGTTATATCTAGTTTGTATGTTATCATTGATACTGGCGTTAATGTCAGCTTTTTCAATCCTCAGTAG